The following DNA comes from Meiothermus sp..
GAGCTCGAGGCCCAGAGCGGGGCCTCGCTTTTCCTGGCCTGCGGGGGCCTGATTCTAAGCAGCTCGGTGGGCGAGGCCCTGCACCACGGCAAGCCACAGTTTTTGCGGCGCACCATCCAGGCGGCCCGGCAGTTTGGGATTCCCCACGAGGTGCTGGACACGGCCCAGATCGAGGCGCGCTTTCCCCAGTTTGGCCTGAAGGGCGACGAGACCGGTTACTACGAGCCGGGGGCCGGGCTGCTCTACCCCGAGCGCTGTATACAGGTTCAGCTCGAGCAGGCCCAGCGCCTGGGTGCGAGCGTGCACACAGGCGAAAGGGTGCAGAGGATTATCCCCCAAGCCGATGGGGTCTGGCTCGAGACCGATAAGAACCGCTACACCGCGGCCAGAGTGGTGGTAAGCGCGGGGGCCTGGGCAGCCGACCTGCTGGGCGAGCCCTTTAAGCGGGTGCTCCGGGTCTACCGCCAGGTGTTGTTCTGGCTCGAGGCCCAGGATGCCCACACCTACGCACCGGGGCGTTTCCCCATTTTTATCTGGATGTTTGGCAGCGGCGAGGGCGAGCACTTTTATGGCTTTCCCCAGGTGGCCCAAGGGGTGAAGGTAGCCACCGAGCAGTCGCGGGTATCCACCCACCCCGACTGGGTCGAGCGCAGCGTGCAGGGGGTCGAGATCCAGGCTTTCCTCGAGCGCTATGTGCAGGGCCGGTTGAAAGGGCTGGGCCCTGCCTGCCTCAAAAGCGCCACCTGCTTGTATACCTCCACGGCCGATGGAGACTTCATCCTCGACCACCACCCCGATTCCGAGCGCATCCTGGTGGCCTCACCCTGCTCGGGCCACGGCTTCAAACATTCGGCGGCGGTAGGGGAGATCATGGCCGAGTTGGCCCTACACGGAAAAAGCACCCTGGATTTAAGCCCTTTTCGCCTCGGTCAAAGACCGGCCTGGGCATAGGCGGGCTTCAAATACCCATGGGGGGTATGATATGCTTCCTGGCGATACGGAGGATGTTCGATGCTCTCGAGTGTAACCCCAATGGAATGGATGCTGGGCGGCGTGGTGGGGCTGGGTTTGCTGTTGATCATTCTTTTGATCACCGCCCCGTTTGCCGAGGTGTTTAAAAAGAAAGATTGAGCTTTACGGTTGCGCGCCGATGGGCACCCGTGCATCCCAGGCGGCCAGGGCCTTGAGAACGGCGTTGCGCTCGTTCTGATGCGAAAGCCGCTTTAGGGCCTCGCGTACGGGGAACCAGGCCACTCCGTCTACCTCTTCCTTTTGCGGCTGGGGGGTTCCGCTCACGTAGCCCATCAAAAAGTGGTGCACCTCTTTGGTAACGGTGGTTTGTATACCGTCGTCCTTAACGGTGAAGTGATAGCGAATGCTGCCCAGTGGGGCCAGCACTTTGGCCTCGATACCGGTTTCCTCGCGCACCTCGCGGACAGCCGTTTGTGGATAGCGCTCGCCAGGCTCTACCTGGCCCTTGGGCAGACTCCAGACCCGCCCGTCCTTGATGGCAATGAGAAGCACCTCGAGGCCCTTGCCCCCGGCCCGCTCCCGCAATACCACCCCTCCCGCCGAAGTTACACGGCGGCGGGATTGTGGCAGTGCCTGGGATCCTCTAACCCCAGCCACGCCGCGTCTGGGTTTACGACGGCGCGAACCAACTGAATAACGCATACTGTAGCAACTTTCCAATGACCCAAAAATGGGTACCTGGTT
Coding sequences within:
- the solA gene encoding N-methyl-L-tryptophan oxidase — its product is MNSADIVVVGLGAMGSAALYQLAWRGARVIGLDQHRPPHTYGSSHGETRITRQAIGEGAAYVPLVLRSHEIWRELEAQSGASLFLACGGLILSSSVGEALHHGKPQFLRRTIQAARQFGIPHEVLDTAQIEARFPQFGLKGDETGYYEPGAGLLYPERCIQVQLEQAQRLGASVHTGERVQRIIPQADGVWLETDKNRYTAARVVVSAGAWAADLLGEPFKRVLRVYRQVLFWLEAQDAHTYAPGRFPIFIWMFGSGEGEHFYGFPQVAQGVKVATEQSRVSTHPDWVERSVQGVEIQAFLERYVQGRLKGLGPACLKSATCLYTSTADGDFILDHHPDSERILVASPCSGHGFKHSAAVGEIMAELALHGKSTLDLSPFRLGQRPAWA
- a CDS encoding NUDIX hydrolase, which codes for MAGVRGSQALPQSRRRVTSAGGVVLRERAGGKGLEVLLIAIKDGRVWSLPKGQVEPGERYPQTAVREVREETGIEAKVLAPLGSIRYHFTVKDDGIQTTVTKEVHHFLMGYVSGTPQPQKEEVDGVAWFPVREALKRLSHQNERNAVLKALAAWDARVPIGAQP